From a single Lolium rigidum isolate FL_2022 chromosome 7, APGP_CSIRO_Lrig_0.1, whole genome shotgun sequence genomic region:
- the LOC124677208 gene encoding queuosine salvage protein-like, which yields MEAVRASAAWVASRSSHVKVDMLEIEKAVDKIQGNVPKIEWDFEGIHYFDNGPLTVQYLFVLDALNFCFWPDKDLTYDNLASGLKLALEKDKTALDADRLKNYTGPQLRELLNWPRPLPIEEERVRLLHEVGLELEKSFGGSAANLVKSAGNSAASLIELITRHFPGFRDHSLYKGHQVFLYKRAQIFVADLWGAFKGQNYGEFHDINSITIFADYIVPAVLRELGILKYESNLCCSIDSNREVVSGSEEEVEIRACSVHAVEKMRELINKKFGKQLLSIDLDLWLWSVGVQNMALSHHRTLSIYY from the exons ATGGAGGCCGTGCGCGCGTCGGCGGCGTGGGTCGCCAGCCGCTCCTCCCACGTCAAGGTCGACATGTTAG AGATTGAGAAGGCCGTGGACAAAATCCAGGGAAATGTTCCAAAAATTGAGTGGGATTTCGAAGGAATTCATTACTTCGACAATGGGCCGCTCACCGTGCAGTACCTCTTTGTCTTGGATGCACTCAACTTCTGCTTCTGGCCAG ACAAGGACTTGACCTATGACAATTTGGCTTCTGGGCTTAAGTTAGCCTTAGAGAAAGATAAGACAGCACTTGATGCAGATCGTCTCAAGAACTACACTG GGCCCCAACTTCGAGAACTGCTGAACTGGCCGCGCCCACTGCCAATTGAGGAGGAAAGAGTCCGCCTTCTTCATGAG GTTGGTCTGGAGCTTGAAAAAAGCTTTGGAGGCTCCGCCGCTAATCTTGTGAAGTCTGCTGGAAACTCTGCTGCATCTCTAATTGAACTGATTACCCGTCATTTTCCAG GCTTCCGGGATCACTCACTTTACAAGGGACACCAGGTTTTCCTGTACAAGCGAGCCCAGATATTTGTTGCTGATTTGTGGGGTGCTTTCAAGGGACAAAACTATGGAGAGTTCCACGACATCAACTCCATCACCATATTTGCCGACTACATCGTTCCTGCAGTGCTGAGGGAGCTTGGCATACTGAAATACGAATCGAATCTATGCTGCTCGATTGATTCGAATAGGGAGGTAGTGTCTGGAAGCGAAGAGGAGGTGGAGATCCGTGCTTGTTCCGTTCATGCCGTTGAAAAAATGAGGGAGCTCATCAACAAAAAGTTTGGGAAGCAG CTTCTGAGCATTGACCTTGATCTCTGGCTCTGGTCGGTTGGCGTTCAGAACATGGCGCTGTCTCATCACCGCACCCTCTCCATTTACTACTGA